In the genome of Triticum urartu cultivar G1812 chromosome 5, Tu2.1, whole genome shotgun sequence, one region contains:
- the LOC125507705 gene encoding cation/H(+) antiporter 19: MAGHAAAGVCAAPMQATSHGAFQGDNPLDYALPLAILQICLVVVVTRGLAYLLRPLRQPRVIAEIIGGVLLGPSALGRSSKFLHAVFPAKSLPVLDTLANLGLLFFLFLVGLELDIAAIRRTGKKALAIALAGISVPFALGIGTSFAFRATIVKGAPQAPFLVFMGVALSITAFPVLARILAELKLLTTDIGRMAMSAAAVNDVAAWILLALAVALSGDGSPIISLWVLLTATGFVIAVCVLLRPLLAWMAHRSPEGEPVKEVYICATLAIVLAAGFVTDVIGIHALFGAFMVGIVVPKDGPFAGVLIEKVEDLISGLFLPLYFVSSGLKTDVATIRGAKSWGLLVLVILNACLGKIGGTVLASLIVKIPVREAVALGFLMNTKGLVELIVLNIGRDRKVLNDESFAIMVLMALFTTFITTPIVMAIYKPARPSAPYKRRTVEGGAPADADSELRVLACFHSNRNIPTLLNLVESTRGTGRHRLAMYAMHLVELSERSSAISMVHRTRRNAMPFFNSGDKTEQMVVAFEAFQQLSAVRVKPMTAISDLETIHRDVIDSAAEKRAAVVIMPYHKLLQHDGSFHSLGSQYHAVNKRVLRGAPCSVAILVDRGLGGHSQVAAKNVEFSVAMLFFGGADDREALAYATRMSEHPGVAVTVTRFRPSRPSSGDAADEAAMEAFKGKVEAVKDGSAMYEDVEASAKEEVLQAINSLSKSNMFVVGRMPPTEPLVERPEELGPVGSYLASSEFKTSASVLVIKRYDPATNPASKRFDPKARPPVATDVEDEEMGGAGGSASVVPVPWTPQNDLA; this comes from the exons ATGGCGGGTCATGCGGCGGCGGGGGTGTGCGCGGCGCCGATGCAGGCGACGTCGCACGGCGCGTTCCAGGGCGACAACCCGCTGGACTACGCGCTGCCGCTGGCCATCCTGCAGATCTgcctcgtcgtcgtcgtcaccCGGGGCCTCGCCTACCTCCTCCGCCCGCTCCGCCAGCCGCGCGTCATCGCCGAGATCATC GGTGGAGTCCTGCTGGGCCCGTCGGCGTTGGGCCGGAGCAGCAAGTTCTTGCACGCCGTCTTCCCGGCCAAGAGCCTGCCGGTGCTGGACACGCTGGCCAACCTCGGCTTGCTCTTCTTCCTGTTCCTCGTCGGCCTCGAGCTCGACATCGCCGCCATCCGCCGCACCGGCAAGAAGGCCCTCGCCATCGCGCTCGCTGGCATCTCCGTCCCGTTCGCGCTCGGCATCGGCACGTCGTTCGCCTTCCGCGCCACCATCGTCAAGGGCGCTCCACAGGCACCGTTCCTCGTCTTCATGGGTGTCGCGCTCTCCATCACCGCCTTCCCGGTGCTCGCTCGCATCCTGGCCGAGCTGAAGCTTCTCACCACCGACATCGGCCGCATGGCCATGTCCGCAGCGGCGGTCAATGACGTCGCCGCCTGGATCCTGTTGGCCCTCGCTGTTGCACTCTCTGGAGACGGCTCGCCGATCATCTCGCTCTGGGTGCTCCTCACAGCTACCGGCTTTGTCATCGCCGTTTGCGTTCTCCTCCGGCCGTTGTTGGCGTGGATGGCGCACCGGTCTCCCGAAGGTGAGCCGGTCAAGGAGGTGTACATTTGTGCCACCCTCGCTATCGTCCTCGCTGCCGGCTTCGTCACCGATGTCATCGGCATCCACGCGCTGTTCGGGGCGTTCATGGTCGGCATCGTCGTCCCCAAGGACGGGCCGTTTGCCGGCGTGCTCATCGAGAAGGTTGAGGACCTCATCTCGGGGCTCTTCCTCCCGCTCTACTTCGTCTCCAGTGGCCTCAAGACGGACGTGGCCACTATCCGGGGAGCCAAGTCGTGGGGCCTATTAGTGCTCGTCATCCTCAACGCCTGCCTCGGCAAGATTGGCGGCACTGTGCTCGCGTCACTGATCGTCAAGATCCCCGTCAGGGAGGCGGTCGCGCTGGGGTTCCTGATGAACACCAAGGGGCTCGTGGAGCTCATCGTCCTCAACATCGGCAGGGACCGCAAGGTGCTCAACGACGAGTCCTTCGCCATCATGGTGCTCATGGCCCTATTCACCACCTTCATCACGACGCCGATCGTCATGGCCATCTACAAGCCCGCGCGGCCGTCGGCGCCGTACAAGCGCCGCACCGTGGAGGGCGGCGCACCGGCGGACGCGGACAGCGAGCTGCGCGTGCTCGCCTGCTTCCACAGCAACCGCAACATCCCGACGCTGCTCAACCTCGTGGAGTCGACCCGGGGCACGGGGCGGCACCGCCTCGCCATGTACGCCATGCACCTGGTGGAGCTCTCGGAGCGGTCGTCGGCCATCTCCATGGTGCACCGCACGCGCCGCAACGCCATGCCCTTCTTCAACAGCGGGGACAAGACGGAGCAGATGGTGGTGGCCTTCGAGGCGTTCCAGCAGCTGAGTGCCGTGAGGGTGAAGCCCATGACGGCCATCTCGGACCTCGAGACCATCCACCGGGACGTCATCGACAGCGCCGCTGAGAAGCGGGCGGCCGTCGTCATCATGCCGTACCACAAGCTGCTCCAGCACGACGGCTCCTTCCACTCGCTCGGCTCCCAGTACCACGCCGTCAACAAGCGCGTGCTCCGGGGCGCGCCATGCTCCGTCGCCATCCTCGTCGACCGCGGGCTCGGCGGCCACTCCCAGGTCGCCGCCAAGAACGTGGAGTTCTCTGTGGCCATGCTCTTCTTCGGCGGGGCGGACGACCGTGAGGCGCTGGCGTACGCGACGCGCATGTCGGAGCACCCTGGCGTCGCTGTGACTGTGACACGCTTCCGGCCCAGCCGCCCATCGTCCGGCGACGCAGCCGACGAGGCGGCCATGGAGGCGTTCAAGGGCAAGGTCGAGGCCGTGAAGGACGGGTCGGCGATGTACGAGGACGTAGAGGCGTCGGCCAAGGAGGAGGTGCTCCAGGCGATCAACTCGCTGTCCAAGTCCAACATGTTCGTGGTGGGGAGGATGCCGCCGACGGAGCCGCTGGTGGAGAGGCCCGAGGAGCTGGGCCCCGTGGGGAGCTACCTGGCGTCGTCGGAGTTCAAGACATCGGCGTCCGTGCTGGTGATCAAGAGGTACGACCCGGCGACGAACCCGGCCAGCAAGAGGTTCGACCCCAAGGCGAGGCCGCCGGTGGCGACGGACGTGGAGGACGAGGAGATGGGCGGCGCCGGTGGCAGCGCGAGCGTGGTGCCCGTGCCGTGGACGCCGCAGAACGACCTCGCATGA